A genomic window from Candidatus Kouleothrix ribensis includes:
- a CDS encoding zinc-binding dehydrogenase, with amino-acid sequence MTMKTHAIVIPEPNRIELREVQLVEPGPDDVVVRTFYTSISAGTERMLLAGRLPHPLLSFPIIPGYETVGRVTHVGTRVPPGLQGQWVYIGGARCFEGVNPAWGGQAATLVADHQRVVPLGGVEPQQGVLLALAATALHGVDLLMNQPPAAGNRNWRTLILGQGPVGQIAARLLGRAGAWVAVTDREASRLERASADVITLAGDTPLNDALGGPVDAIIEATGSMAALAEALPLLADGGTVLLLGYYDELRLPYMPLFLKQARLLTAREWAPGDLVRCRDMIADRSLAVGGLLTHHLPIAQVSEAYHTALHDPACLKLVLDWEF; translated from the coding sequence ATGACTATGAAGACGCACGCAATCGTGATCCCCGAGCCAAACCGTATCGAGCTACGCGAGGTGCAGCTGGTTGAGCCTGGGCCGGATGATGTGGTCGTGCGCACGTTCTACACCTCGATCAGCGCCGGCACCGAGCGCATGCTGCTGGCCGGGCGGCTGCCGCACCCGCTGCTCAGCTTCCCGATCATCCCCGGCTACGAGACGGTCGGGCGGGTGACTCATGTGGGCACGCGCGTGCCGCCGGGGCTGCAGGGCCAGTGGGTGTACATCGGTGGGGCGCGCTGCTTCGAGGGCGTGAACCCGGCCTGGGGCGGCCAGGCCGCTACGCTGGTGGCCGATCACCAGCGCGTGGTGCCGCTGGGCGGCGTCGAGCCGCAGCAGGGCGTGCTGCTGGCGCTGGCGGCCACCGCGCTGCACGGCGTGGATCTGCTGATGAACCAGCCACCCGCCGCCGGTAACCGCAATTGGCGCACGCTGATCCTGGGCCAGGGGCCAGTCGGCCAGATCGCCGCGCGGCTGCTGGGCCGGGCCGGCGCGTGGGTGGCCGTAACCGACCGCGAAGCCAGCCGGCTTGAGCGTGCCAGCGCCGACGTAATCACGCTGGCCGGCGACACACCGCTCAACGATGCGCTCGGCGGCCCGGTTGATGCAATCATCGAGGCGACCGGCTCGATGGCCGCGCTGGCCGAGGCGCTGCCGCTGCTGGCCGATGGCGGCACCGTGCTGCTGCTGGGGTATTACGACGAGCTGCGGCTGCCGTATATGCCGCTGTTTCTCAAACAGGCCCGGCTGCTGACTGCCCGCGAATGGGCGCCGGGCGACCTGGTGCGCTGCCGCGATATGATCGCCGATCGATCGCTGGCCGTGGGCGGGCTGCTGACGCACCACCTGCCGATCGCGCAGGTGTCTGAGGCCTACCACACTGCCCTGCACGACCCGGCCTGCCTGAAGCTGGTACTCGATTGGGAGTTTTGA
- a CDS encoding chlorophyllide a reductase iron protein subunit X: MAPRMLAIYGKGGMGKSFFTSNLTARLTFDGFRVLQLGCDPKHDSCNTIFGGHSLPTLGEQWRQFKEAGKEDQLAIGDVIFRNDLRPGMPIFGCELGGPDVGRGCGGQGISSGFKTLEGLGMSKWDLDYIVMDFLGDVVCGGFATPLARSLAEHVIIVVGHDRQSLYAANNIAKAAQYFRSMGGSTQVLGLIVNRDDGSDTADLYAQAVGLPILTRVPLSRTVRELADSCKLALEDPQFDAIFGELAGRIARRELAPCTDYHPLEYDEFLRVFGAAEPAGSPASATAADLFGKNRPASAIPTLTLTPIIPQVLVKDPILLKVQRMIESIGMHVTDMDRSDKDGITVTSGALEMRLGTDDDLDSKVAFLSALRRSGQEFTFIDLRYADAPSYR; encoded by the coding sequence ATGGCACCACGCATGCTCGCGATCTATGGCAAGGGCGGGATGGGCAAGAGCTTCTTCACCTCGAACCTGACCGCGCGCCTGACGTTCGACGGCTTTCGGGTGCTGCAGCTCGGCTGCGACCCCAAGCACGACTCGTGCAACACGATCTTTGGCGGCCACTCGCTGCCGACGCTCGGCGAGCAATGGCGGCAGTTCAAGGAGGCCGGCAAAGAAGACCAGCTGGCGATCGGCGATGTGATCTTCCGCAACGACCTGCGGCCGGGCATGCCGATCTTCGGCTGCGAGCTGGGCGGCCCCGATGTCGGGCGCGGCTGCGGCGGCCAGGGCATCTCGTCGGGCTTCAAGACGCTCGAGGGCCTGGGCATGAGCAAGTGGGACCTCGACTACATTGTGATGGACTTCCTGGGCGACGTGGTGTGCGGCGGCTTTGCCACGCCGCTGGCGCGCTCGCTGGCCGAGCATGTGATCATTGTAGTCGGGCACGACCGCCAGTCGCTGTACGCTGCCAACAATATCGCCAAGGCCGCACAGTACTTCCGCTCGATGGGCGGCTCGACCCAGGTGCTCGGGCTGATTGTCAACCGCGACGACGGCAGCGACACGGCCGACCTGTACGCGCAGGCGGTCGGCCTGCCCATCCTGACGCGTGTGCCGCTCAGCCGCACCGTGCGCGAGCTGGCCGACTCGTGCAAGCTGGCGCTTGAGGACCCGCAGTTCGACGCGATCTTCGGCGAGCTGGCCGGCCGGATCGCGCGCCGCGAACTGGCGCCCTGCACCGACTACCACCCGCTCGAGTACGACGAGTTCCTGCGCGTGTTTGGCGCGGCCGAGCCGGCCGGCAGCCCGGCCTCAGCCACAGCCGCCGACCTGTTCGGCAAGAATAGGCCGGCCAGCGCGATCCCGACGCTCACGCTCACGCCGATCATTCCGCAGGTGCTGGTGAAAGACCCGATCTTGCTGAAGGTGCAGCGCATGATCGAATCGATCGGCATGCACGTCACCGATATGGATCGCAGCGACAAGGACGGCATTACCGTCACTTCGGGCGCGCTCGAGATGCGCCTGGGCACCGACGACGATCTCGATAGCAAGGTGGCGTTCCTGTCGGCGCTGCGGCGCTCGGGCCAGGAGTTTACGTTTATCGACCTGCGCTACGCCGATGCGCCGTCGTATCGGTAA
- a CDS encoding DUF169 domain-containing protein, with translation MTVTETIDLKLLNSLLVERLKVKRRPVAISYCADAPPPGYEPANVVACAIVREAEAGRRVYVDAQHHDCWVGQYHLGWLPKAQPLITEGEYLTMAQGFFTPEGARRNKAQSNSLPAGSIAALAAAPLDEVPEGVAVDTLICVTDPMHAMQIAGAASVREGTFPIGEIGPSACASIFATPWLTRNSVFATGDGGGRMHNRVGAGDMFIAIPREHFRYIIELIENFRIDPAKMRELIMPSHAPQGDGADGVTT, from the coding sequence ATGACGGTCACAGAGACCATCGACCTGAAGCTGCTGAACAGCCTGCTGGTCGAGCGCCTGAAGGTCAAGCGCCGGCCGGTGGCGATCAGCTACTGCGCCGACGCGCCGCCGCCGGGCTACGAGCCGGCCAATGTGGTGGCGTGCGCGATCGTGCGCGAGGCCGAGGCCGGGCGGCGCGTGTATGTCGATGCGCAACACCACGACTGCTGGGTTGGCCAGTATCACCTGGGCTGGCTGCCCAAGGCCCAGCCGCTGATCACCGAGGGCGAGTACCTGACCATGGCCCAGGGCTTCTTCACGCCCGAGGGCGCGCGGCGCAACAAAGCCCAGAGCAACTCGCTGCCGGCCGGCTCGATCGCGGCGCTGGCGGCTGCCCCGCTCGACGAGGTGCCCGAGGGCGTGGCGGTCGACACACTGATCTGCGTGACCGACCCGATGCACGCCATGCAGATCGCCGGGGCGGCCTCGGTGCGTGAGGGCACCTTCCCGATCGGCGAGATCGGCCCCTCGGCCTGCGCGTCGATCTTCGCCACGCCATGGCTGACTCGCAACAGCGTGTTTGCCACCGGCGACGGCGGCGGGCGTATGCACAACCGTGTCGGCGCCGGCGATATGTTCATCGCCATCCCGCGCGAACACTTTCGGTATATCATCGAGCTGATCGAGAACTTTCGGATCGACCCTGCGAAGATGCGCGAGCTGATCATGCCATCGCACGCACCACAGGGTGACGGGGCTGACGGGGTGACGACCTGA